The Streptomyces sp. NBC_01463 DNA window CACGGCGGCCGGCATCTCCACCGCGTGCGCGGCCCCCACGGCGTCCGCGGCCGGCAGCGGCCCCGCCGCGTCGGAGCCCCGGCCCCTCGGTCAGATCGTGCCCGCCCCCGTCTCGGTGAGACCGGGCGGATCCCCGTACTCCCTCACCGGCGCCACCAGGATCCGGGTCGAGAGCCCGTCCGGTGAGGTCCGGAAGATCGGCGAGTACCTGGCGGGCGTGCTGCGCCCCTCCACCGGGTACGCCCTGCCGGTCACCGGAAAGGCCGGCTCCGACGGCATCCGGCTCCGGCTCGGCTCCCACGACAGCGCGCTGGGCGCCGAGGGCTACACCCTGACGTCCGAGCGCGGCTCCGTCACCATCACCGCCCGCAAGCCCGCAGGGCTCTTCCACGGCGTCCAGACCCTGCGCCAGCTGCTGCCGGCCCGGATCGAGAGCGACAGCCGCCAGAAGGGGCCGTGGAAGGTCGCGGGCGGCAGGGTCACCGACGCGCCGCGCTACGCCTACCGGGGCGCGATGCTCGATGTCTCGCGGCACTTCTTCTCGGTCACCGAGGTGAAGCGCTACATCGACCAGATCGCGCAGTACAAGATGAACACCTTCCACATCCACCTCTCCGACGACCAGGGCTGGCGGATCGCCGTCGACTCCTGGCCGAAGCTGGCCACGTACGGCGGCTCGACGGAGGTCGACGGCGGGCCCGGCGGCTACTACACCAAGAGCGAGTACAAGGAGATCGTGCGGTACGCGGCCTCCCGCTACCTGGAGGTGGTGCCGGAGATCGACATGCCCGGCCACACCAACGCGGCCCTCGCCTCGTACGCCGAGCTGAACTGCGACGGCGTCGCGCCGCCGCTCTACACCGGGATCAAGGTCGGCTTCAGCTCGCTGTGCGCGGCCAAGGACGTGACGTACCGGTTCATCGACGACGTCATCGGTGAACTGGCCGAGCTGACCCCCGGCCGGTACATCCACATCGGCGGCGACGAGGCGCACTCCACCAGCCACGAGGACTACGCCAAGATCATGGAGCGGGCGCAGGCCGCCGTCGGCGCGCACGGCAAGACCGTGATGGGCTGGCACCAGCTCACCGGGGCCTCGCCGGTCAAGGGCGCGGTCGCCCAGTACTGGGGCTACGACAAGACGAGCGCGGCGGACCGGCAGCAGGTGGCGGACGCGGCGAAGAACGGCACCAAGCTCGTCCTGTCCCCGGCGGACCGGGTGTACCTCGACATGAAGTACAACGAGGACACCGTGCTGGGGCTCAAGTGGGCCGGCCTGGTCGAGGTGCAGCGCAGTTACGACTGGGACCCGGCGACCTACCTCGCCGACACCCCGGCGGACGCGGTGCTCGGGGTCGAGGCGCCGATCTGGGCCGAGACGCTGACCGACAGCGACGACATCGACGCGATGGCGTTCCCGCGGCTGCCCGGTGCGGCGGAGCTGGGCTGGTCCCCGGCCGAGACGCACGACTGGGACACGTACAAGCTGCGGCTGGCGGCGCTCGGGCCGCGGTTCACCGCGCAGGGCATCGACTACTACCGCTCACCGCAGGTGCCGTGGCCGGCGGAGCCGGCCGCGGCGGGGTGATCGGCGGTCCGTCCGGCGGCCGGGGGCGTGATGCGGACGCCTCCGGCCGCCGGGCGGGCCTGTCGAGAGTGTCATCGACCGCCGGGCGGTCTGTGAAAGATGTCCTCAACCGCCGGACGGGCTTGAGGTGTCGGGCGGGTTCGAGGCGGTTTCCGCCTCCTCGCGGAGTTGTTCCTCGCTCAGGCCGCGGCGCCAGTAGCCGACGAACGTCACCCGCCTGCGGTCGATGCCGCGTTCGCCCACCAGGTGCCGGCGCATGGCCCGCACCTTGGCGGCCTCGCCGGCGATCCAGACGTACGGGGTTCCCTCCGGCAGCTCCGCCGCGCGCACGGCCGCCACGGCATCCGGGGTGTCCGCCCGGTCCCGCACCAGCCAGCTGATCCGGGACGAGGCCGCGGTGGTGATCGCCAGGCGGTCCTCCGTGTGCGGGACCTCCAGCCAGACCCGGGCCCGCAGACGGGCCGGCAGCCACTCCAGGGCGGCTGCCGCCGCGGGAAGCGCCGTCTCGTCGGCCCAGATCAGCACCCAGTCGGTGTCCTCGGGCGGACGGAACCGGACGGCCGTGTTGTCCTCGACGGCCGGTCCGAGCGCCTTGACGACGTCGCCGGGCGAGGCCGCGGCGGCCCAGCGGCAGGCCGGACCGCCGTCCTCGTGGAGCGCGAAATCGATGTCGATCTCGGTGGCCGGACCGTCGTGCGCGGCGTCGTCGGTGCGGCGTTGCGCCCGCACGGTGTACGAGCGCAGCACGGCCCGCTCGTCCGGCGGAAGGGCCCGCCAGGGGGCGAACCAGTTGCCCTCGTCATCGACCGGAAGGACTGGTTCCGGCTGTCCGGGGTGCGGCAGGAACAGCGAAAGGCTCTGATCGCGGCCCCCCGAGGCGAATCCGTCGAGCCCCGGTCCGCCGAACGTGACCCGGAGCATCGAGGGGCCGAGCCGCCCGGTGCGCAGGACGGTCAGCCGGAAGAGCCGGAAGGGGTCGACGTCCGGCGTCGCGGCGGCCGCCATGGTCAGGCGGCCTTCTTGGCGTCCTCGATGGCCTTCGCGAGGTCCTCGAGGATCGGCGCGCACTTGTCGTAGCTGTAGATCGGCTCGGTGGTGCGCGGGATGACCTGGCCGGCCTTGACCGCGGGCAGCTGCGTCCAGGTCGGCTTGGAGGTCAGGGCGTCGGGCTGCAGGGCCGATGAGCGGTTGTCCATCATGATGATGTCGGCCTCGTACTTGTCGACGTTCTCCCAGCTCAGCTCCTCGAAGAAGCCCGCGGCGTTGACCTTCGGCTCGACGAACCTCACGCCCAGCTCCTGGAAGTACAGGGTGTCGGCGGACATCTTGGCGAGCGAGACGTAGAACAGGTCCTGGCTGGCCGAGCCGACGAGGACCCTGATGTTCGGCTTGGACTTCGCGGCGGCGCGCAGCCGGGCCGCGGCCTTCTCGAAGCGGGCCTTCGCGTCCGTGACGGTCTTGGCCGTCACATCGGCACCGAGCGAGGCGGCGAGGTCCTCGTGGCGCTGGATCGCCTTGGGGATCGTGGTCTCGGCGGCCCACAGGGCGACGCTCGGGGCGAGCTTCAGGATCTTGTCCTTGGAC harbors:
- a CDS encoding ABC transporter substrate-binding protein: MRTARVSRPTRRGLLAMGGAVGLGAVLAACGDSDSKGSGADGAKSADAGPWSFKDDRGQTVKADSVPKNIVAFTGVAAALHDYGVEVKAVFGPTKTKGGKADVQAGDLDISKVEILGNVWGEFNVEKYAALGPDLLVTAMWEKDALWYVPDASKDKILKLAPSVALWAAETTIPKAIQRHEDLAASLGADVTAKTVTDAKARFEKAAARLRAAAKSKPNIRVLVGSASQDLFYVSLAKMSADTLYFQELGVRFVEPKVNAAGFFEELSWENVDKYEADIIMMDNRSSALQPDALTSKPTWTQLPAVKAGQVIPRTTEPIYSYDKCAPILEDLAKAIEDAKKAA
- a CDS encoding siderophore-interacting protein, whose translation is MAAAATPDVDPFRLFRLTVLRTGRLGPSMLRVTFGGPGLDGFASGGRDQSLSLFLPHPGQPEPVLPVDDEGNWFAPWRALPPDERAVLRSYTVRAQRRTDDAAHDGPATEIDIDFALHEDGGPACRWAAAASPGDVVKALGPAVEDNTAVRFRPPEDTDWVLIWADETALPAAAAALEWLPARLRARVWLEVPHTEDRLAITTAASSRISWLVRDRADTPDAVAAVRAAELPEGTPYVWIAGEAAKVRAMRRHLVGERGIDRRRVTFVGYWRRGLSEEQLREEAETASNPPDTSSPSGG
- a CDS encoding beta-N-acetylhexosaminidase: MRLHTARRSALPRLLGSLLLVTAAGISTACAAPTASAAGSGPAASEPRPLGQIVPAPVSVRPGGSPYSLTGATRIRVESPSGEVRKIGEYLAGVLRPSTGYALPVTGKAGSDGIRLRLGSHDSALGAEGYTLTSERGSVTITARKPAGLFHGVQTLRQLLPARIESDSRQKGPWKVAGGRVTDAPRYAYRGAMLDVSRHFFSVTEVKRYIDQIAQYKMNTFHIHLSDDQGWRIAVDSWPKLATYGGSTEVDGGPGGYYTKSEYKEIVRYAASRYLEVVPEIDMPGHTNAALASYAELNCDGVAPPLYTGIKVGFSSLCAAKDVTYRFIDDVIGELAELTPGRYIHIGGDEAHSTSHEDYAKIMERAQAAVGAHGKTVMGWHQLTGASPVKGAVAQYWGYDKTSAADRQQVADAAKNGTKLVLSPADRVYLDMKYNEDTVLGLKWAGLVEVQRSYDWDPATYLADTPADAVLGVEAPIWAETLTDSDDIDAMAFPRLPGAAELGWSPAETHDWDTYKLRLAALGPRFTAQGIDYYRSPQVPWPAEPAAAG